In Thermospira aquatica, the following proteins share a genomic window:
- a CDS encoding single-stranded DNA-binding protein: MSKSVNVVVVEGGVVREPQIRYTSEGSAYTRFAIAHTTFSQKEPDQKQTCYFEVAAWGKIAEVCAAYLKKGRRIIVSGKLHQSRWEDPTGQKHAKVTITANDVKFMPPSKQKKNS; this comes from the coding sequence ATGTCCAAATCCGTCAATGTGGTTGTTGTCGAAGGTGGTGTTGTCCGTGAACCCCAGATCCGCTATACCTCAGAAGGTTCTGCCTATACCCGCTTCGCTATCGCTCATACAACCTTCTCCCAAAAGGAGCCTGACCAAAAACAAACCTGCTACTTCGAGGTTGCCGCCTGGGGAAAAATCGCCGAAGTCTGCGCCGCCTACCTCAAAAAGGGCCGAAGAATCATCGTCTCAGGAAAACTCCATCAAAGCCGTTGGGAAGACCCAACCGGACAAAAACACGCAAAGGTTACCATCACCGCTAACGATGTCAAGTTTATGCCACCCTCAAAACAGAAAAAGAACTCGTAA
- a CDS encoding 5-formyltetrahydrofolate cyclo-ligase, whose amino-acid sequence MENKAALRRFFLEKREALSQEERAALSQAIVAWLQKSLVGYTRIMAYWPIRGEVDVVPLLQWWLKEGRDLFLPRVRGRNLDVVKVKNLETDMFPGYAGIPEAMGDVVLEYPEVILVPGVAFDEEGFRLGYGAGFYDRFLSRCADCRTIGVAYRFQVVKQLPHHDTDIPVQRIVCEDGWIR is encoded by the coding sequence GTGGAGAATAAGGCTGCACTTCGGCGTTTCTTTTTAGAAAAAAGGGAGGCTCTTTCTCAAGAAGAGAGGGCAGCTCTTTCACAGGCCATCGTTGCCTGGTTACAAAAGTCCCTCGTGGGTTATACAAGAATTATGGCGTACTGGCCAATACGGGGTGAGGTGGATGTGGTGCCGCTTTTGCAATGGTGGCTGAAGGAAGGGAGGGATCTTTTTCTCCCAAGAGTAAGGGGAAGGAATCTCGATGTAGTAAAGGTAAAAAATCTTGAAACGGATATGTTTCCAGGTTATGCAGGAATACCCGAGGCAATGGGAGACGTTGTGCTGGAATATCCTGAGGTGATCCTTGTGCCAGGGGTGGCTTTTGATGAGGAGGGATTTCGTCTTGGGTATGGGGCGGGATTTTATGATCGGTTTTTGTCTCGCTGTGCAGACTGCAGGACAATAGGGGTGGCCTATAGATTTCAGGTGGTGAAGCAACTACCCCACCATGACACAGACATTCCTGTGCAAAGAATTGTTTGTGAGGATGGCTGGATACGATAG
- a CDS encoding carbohydrate ABC transporter permease has translation MAEIKDMTIEKPTGVSLQEQRRRQQMIRAIIAYVILFVFAIIFIMPFLVTISTSIKYPQDVFDGKLIPSRVIQPWWYNFFGRTEMKIPKLTYDGAFFAGWSRQGIPPFARYYINSIVVSVAVVLLQLITCSMAAYAFARLRWLGRDQVFLAYLGTLMVPGVVMMIPVFIMMRNGFFLHQFLPFIPKFSLIDTYLAVILPGAFSAYGTFMLRQYFLSIPASLEEAAYIDGATRWQILTTIIIPLSKTALSTMAIFTYLFAWNDFMWPLIVINSDMMKTLPLGLQTFQSSYGSQWHLVMAASLIVVFPLIVAFVLGQRYIVKGIMMTGLK, from the coding sequence ATGGCTGAGATAAAGGATATGACGATAGAGAAACCCACAGGGGTATCCCTTCAGGAACAGAGACGCAGACAACAGATGATCCGGGCGATTATAGCCTATGTGATTCTGTTTGTTTTTGCGATCATTTTTATTATGCCTTTTTTGGTGACGATCAGTACTTCGATCAAATATCCGCAGGATGTTTTTGACGGAAAACTCATTCCTTCTCGTGTGATTCAGCCCTGGTGGTATAATTTCTTTGGGAGAACGGAAATGAAGATCCCAAAGCTTACGTATGATGGGGCTTTCTTTGCGGGATGGAGTAGACAGGGGATTCCTCCTTTTGCTCGATATTACATTAACTCGATTGTGGTATCTGTGGCAGTGGTGTTACTTCAGCTTATCACCTGTTCGATGGCCGCGTATGCCTTTGCCCGTTTGAGATGGCTGGGAAGAGATCAGGTTTTTCTTGCCTATTTGGGAACCCTGATGGTGCCTGGCGTGGTTATGATGATCCCGGTTTTCATCATGATGAGAAATGGGTTCTTTCTCCATCAGTTTTTGCCTTTTATTCCCAAGTTCTCGCTGATTGATACCTATCTGGCAGTGATTCTTCCTGGAGCTTTTTCTGCGTATGGTACGTTCATGCTCCGGCAGTACTTTTTGTCTATTCCTGCGTCTCTTGAAGAGGCAGCGTATATCGATGGCGCTACTCGCTGGCAGATTTTGACAACGATTATTATTCCACTTTCAAAAACGGCACTTTCAACGATGGCTATCTTTACGTATCTGTTTGCATGGAATGATTTTATGTGGCCATTGATTGTGATTAACTCTGATATGATGAAAACCCTTCCTCTGGGTCTTCAGACTTTCCAATCAAGTTATGGTTCCCAGTGGCATCTTGTGATGGCGGCATCGCTTATAGTGGTTTTCCCTCTGATTGTGGCTTTTGTTCTTGGACAACGGTATATAGTAAAGGGAATCATGATGACAGGATTAAAGTAG
- the ruvB gene encoding Holliday junction branch migration DNA helicase RuvB, with protein MDEKITTGDFLPTDMDEPLRPKSFSDFVGQEAVKQNIAVFVEAAKMRGKPLDHVILYGPPGLGKTTLAKIIAHEMGRSLKMISAPSLERQGDLMALLTSLEAYDVLFIDEIHRLKRQLEEVLYSAMEDFKVDIILGEGTGAKTLRISLPPFTLVGATTRMGDITGPLRSRFGIIERFDYYDKESLEKILTRSAGILGVQVTAEGIREIASRSRGTPRIANRLLKRVADYALVEKKLPVDREFADYALRRLGVDEKGLDEMDRRILRVIIEQYRGGPVGLSALAASVSEEMETIEDVYEPFLIQQGFIQRTPRGRTAGRLAYEHLGFPFSKDDDDWLFGGESQ; from the coding sequence ATAGACGAAAAGATCACCACCGGTGATTTTTTACCCACAGATATGGATGAGCCGCTTCGGCCTAAAAGTTTTTCAGATTTTGTGGGACAGGAAGCGGTGAAGCAAAATATAGCTGTGTTTGTAGAAGCTGCTAAAATGCGGGGAAAACCCCTCGATCATGTGATTCTTTATGGACCTCCTGGCCTCGGAAAAACAACCCTTGCCAAAATCATAGCACATGAGATGGGGCGATCTCTCAAAATGATCAGTGCCCCTTCACTTGAGAGGCAGGGGGATCTGATGGCACTTCTTACCTCTCTTGAGGCATACGATGTGCTGTTTATCGATGAGATTCATCGTCTGAAGCGTCAGCTCGAGGAGGTTTTGTACTCGGCGATGGAGGATTTCAAGGTGGATATCATTTTGGGAGAAGGGACGGGTGCGAAAACACTTCGGATCTCTCTTCCTCCTTTTACTCTTGTAGGGGCAACTACTCGTATGGGGGATATTACCGGTCCTCTGCGCTCTCGATTTGGGATTATTGAGCGTTTTGATTACTATGATAAAGAGAGTCTTGAAAAAATTCTTACCCGAAGTGCCGGTATTCTTGGGGTACAGGTGACTGCTGAAGGAATTCGTGAGATAGCCAGTCGTTCCCGGGGGACTCCCCGGATTGCCAACCGTCTTCTCAAACGAGTGGCGGATTATGCTCTCGTGGAGAAGAAACTGCCAGTTGACAGAGAGTTTGCGGATTATGCATTACGGAGGCTGGGCGTGGATGAAAAAGGGCTGGACGAGATGGATCGCCGTATTCTGCGGGTGATTATTGAACAGTATCGAGGTGGTCCTGTTGGTCTTTCGGCACTGGCGGCATCGGTGAGTGAGGAAATGGAAACCATCGAGGATGTGTATGAACCCTTTCTCATTCAGCAGGGCTTTATTCAGCGCACACCTCGTGGACGGACGGCTGGCCGGCTTGCCTATGAACATCTTGGTTTCCCCTTTTCAAAAGATGATGATGACTGGCTTTTTGGAGGAGAGTCACAATGA
- a CDS encoding flavin reductase family protein, with protein sequence MRKPYGPALYFYPLPVIVVGAHVKGKPTFTTIAWGTPIEDEPPLVLLAVAKEHYIVSERESLEFFSVNFPSQEQVAAVDYCGIISGFEKDKSSVFPVERGKHGAPLVADAPLSLECRVREIRDIGESCWLVIGEVVETYIDEGCIVNGKPDVSRMKTMAYITKSSEYRALGEVVAKAREIGKSFQGRQKQ encoded by the coding sequence ATGAGAAAACCTTATGGTCCCGCGCTGTATTTTTATCCCCTTCCTGTCATCGTAGTAGGTGCGCATGTGAAGGGAAAGCCCACCTTTACCACCATCGCATGGGGGACGCCCATAGAGGATGAGCCTCCACTGGTTCTTCTCGCTGTTGCAAAAGAGCATTATATTGTTTCTGAACGGGAGTCGCTTGAGTTTTTTTCGGTGAATTTTCCCTCTCAAGAACAGGTGGCTGCCGTGGATTACTGCGGGATAATTTCCGGTTTTGAAAAAGACAAGTCTTCCGTTTTCCCTGTGGAGAGGGGAAAACATGGGGCGCCACTTGTGGCTGATGCACCGCTTTCACTGGAATGTCGGGTGAGAGAAATACGTGATATTGGTGAGTCGTGTTGGTTGGTGATTGGAGAGGTGGTAGAGACGTACATAGATGAGGGGTGTATTGTGAATGGGAAGCCAGATGTTTCCCGGATGAAGACGATGGCGTATATAACAAAGTCTTCCGAATACCGTGCCCTGGGAGAGGTGGTAGCAAAGGCAAGAGAGATTGGGAAAAGTTTTCAGGGGAGGCAAAAGCAGTGA
- the aroA gene encoding 3-phosphoshikimate 1-carboxyvinyltransferase has product MQLYHVKPRREPIEAVIRVPGSKSMSNRAFLLAALSPEPVTLYHLLESQDTIYMARALSQVGVFIDWDTKTEVALVKGGRRPTGKNHFFVGNAGTAMRFLVSYLALGEGEFVIDGDERMRERPIEDLLVALRELGVSVASENGNGCPPVRVEAKGVEGGQCHLPGEKSSQYLSSLLMAAPLFFRETEIRVEGELASKPYADMTIAMMAHFGVKVRQDGYEKFFIEPAVYHSPGKYLIEADASSASYFLAMGAILGGEVRLEGIGSESLQGDSRFAYVLQQMGCEVEYQPQAVVLRSEGKLKGIDVDLNAMPDLVPTLAVVALFAEGKTRIHNVANLRIKECDRLSALATEFQRIGAQVEEGSDYLVVSGGGNYHGAQLRTYQDHRMAMAFSLIGLKVEGIVVENPACVSKSFPHYFEYFEKIVEARQRLILPS; this is encoded by the coding sequence ATGCAACTTTACCACGTAAAACCACGAAGAGAGCCTATAGAGGCCGTAATACGAGTTCCTGGTTCAAAGAGTATGAGTAATCGTGCCTTTTTGCTTGCGGCTTTGTCCCCAGAACCGGTAACACTTTATCATCTTCTTGAGTCTCAGGATACGATTTATATGGCCAGAGCACTCAGTCAGGTGGGTGTTTTTATTGACTGGGACACCAAAACAGAGGTGGCGTTGGTAAAAGGAGGACGTCGTCCCACGGGGAAAAACCATTTCTTTGTGGGGAACGCAGGAACAGCGATGAGGTTTTTGGTTTCCTATCTTGCTCTGGGTGAGGGTGAATTTGTTATTGATGGTGATGAACGGATGCGAGAAAGGCCTATTGAGGATCTGCTTGTAGCGTTGCGAGAGCTGGGGGTTTCTGTTGCGAGTGAAAATGGGAATGGATGCCCCCCTGTCAGGGTGGAGGCAAAAGGAGTGGAAGGAGGACAGTGTCATCTTCCGGGGGAGAAGAGCAGTCAGTATCTTTCTTCGCTTTTAATGGCAGCACCGTTATTTTTTCGGGAAACGGAAATACGTGTAGAGGGAGAGCTTGCTTCAAAACCCTATGCAGATATGACGATAGCCATGATGGCCCATTTTGGGGTGAAGGTGCGTCAGGATGGGTATGAGAAGTTTTTTATTGAACCGGCTGTGTATCATTCTCCAGGAAAGTATCTGATAGAAGCCGATGCATCAAGTGCTTCCTATTTCCTGGCGATGGGAGCTATTCTGGGAGGAGAGGTTCGGCTTGAAGGGATAGGAAGTGAGTCGCTTCAGGGAGATAGCAGGTTTGCTTATGTGTTACAGCAGATGGGGTGTGAAGTAGAGTATCAACCACAAGCCGTTGTTCTTCGCTCAGAAGGCAAACTCAAAGGTATAGATGTTGACTTGAATGCTATGCCAGATCTTGTCCCCACGCTGGCAGTAGTGGCCCTTTTTGCTGAAGGAAAGACAAGGATACACAATGTGGCAAATCTTCGTATCAAGGAGTGTGACAGACTTTCAGCGTTGGCCACGGAGTTTCAGCGGATAGGGGCTCAGGTTGAGGAGGGTAGTGATTATCTTGTTGTTTCTGGAGGGGGAAACTATCATGGTGCGCAGCTTCGTACCTACCAGGACCATCGAATGGCTATGGCTTTTTCTCTTATTGGCCTCAAGGTTGAGGGAATTGTGGTGGAAAATCCAGCTTGTGTTTCTAAATCTTTTCCACACTATTTTGAGTACTTTGAAAAGATAGTAGAGGCAAGACAACGTCTGATTCTTCCATCCTGA
- a CDS encoding carbohydrate ABC transporter permease has product MAQIQVSKENRKYIFQKRLQEALTAWGFLLPNLIGFLLITFFPIFFTFYLAFTEWDGLSYASPAKIRVAFKRTTGENNTALTIPAGTKLSVKTRKVSFRDLQVPISYRLMQDVVISPENKIVSVGDMNALRQWTSYTNKKGQILDLVRDQLPAELSFIKEGDLFFSRTEIMAANVRWATPVDGVSIGLDLSKPGEEIVVASRLDKQVVIPAGTIIQADMFVKVPEAPRDSEWFFELSTPVTIPAGKDEAVSAGLEATANGEMGSETSLIGMKMQINPAKEGVEAYIKFVQATGNNGLQFVGLRNFEEILFRDTRFKEYLLNTFIFLLGIPLGMMVSLILALAMNMPLKGIVAFRVMYFLPVISNIVAVALVWRWFLNPEYGIINSILRTIGIVNPPNWLADKTWAKVSIIVVDVWKGAGYNMMLYLAGLQGISQDFYEAAEIDGASSWQQFWNITWPLLSPTNFFILVMGIIGGFQAFGTQYALTGGGPAGGTTTIVFYVYSNAFKWGKMGYASAIAVVLFALVMLVTLLQWIFTEKNVEY; this is encoded by the coding sequence ATGGCGCAGATTCAAGTATCCAAAGAGAACCGCAAGTATATCTTTCAAAAGCGGTTACAAGAGGCTTTGACTGCATGGGGGTTTTTGCTTCCGAACTTGATAGGGTTTTTGCTCATTACCTTTTTCCCTATCTTTTTTACTTTCTATCTTGCTTTTACCGAATGGGATGGGCTTTCGTATGCCAGTCCTGCAAAGATTCGCGTGGCTTTTAAACGTACGACGGGGGAAAATAATACAGCCCTTACGATTCCTGCAGGCACAAAACTCTCGGTAAAGACTCGAAAAGTAAGTTTTCGTGATCTTCAGGTTCCGATTTCCTACAGATTGATGCAGGATGTGGTGATTTCTCCGGAAAACAAGATTGTTTCAGTAGGGGATATGAATGCCCTTCGTCAGTGGACTTCGTATACGAACAAAAAGGGTCAGATCCTCGATCTTGTAAGAGATCAGTTGCCAGCAGAACTTTCTTTTATTAAAGAAGGGGATCTCTTTTTCTCAAGAACAGAGATTATGGCGGCAAATGTTCGATGGGCAACCCCTGTGGATGGTGTGTCCATAGGGCTTGATCTCAGTAAACCAGGAGAGGAAATAGTTGTGGCAAGTCGTCTTGATAAGCAGGTAGTGATTCCGGCGGGGACGATTATCCAGGCAGATATGTTTGTGAAGGTTCCTGAGGCTCCTCGAGATTCCGAATGGTTTTTTGAACTTTCTACTCCTGTGACGATTCCTGCAGGAAAAGATGAGGCAGTGTCGGCGGGTCTGGAGGCTACAGCAAATGGCGAAATGGGGAGTGAAACTTCTTTGATTGGTATGAAAATGCAGATTAACCCGGCAAAAGAAGGCGTAGAGGCTTATATCAAATTTGTGCAGGCAACAGGGAACAATGGACTTCAGTTTGTGGGACTCAGAAATTTTGAGGAGATTCTTTTCCGCGATACGCGTTTTAAAGAGTATCTGCTCAACACGTTTATCTTTTTACTTGGTATTCCCCTAGGAATGATGGTGTCTTTGATCCTTGCTCTGGCTATGAATATGCCTCTCAAGGGGATTGTGGCTTTTCGTGTGATGTACTTTTTGCCGGTGATTTCAAACATTGTGGCGGTGGCACTGGTGTGGAGGTGGTTTTTGAACCCGGAGTATGGTATTATTAACAGTATTTTGCGAACGATAGGTATCGTGAATCCTCCTAACTGGCTGGCAGATAAGACCTGGGCCAAAGTATCTATTATCGTGGTGGATGTTTGGAAGGGAGCAGGATACAACATGATGCTTTACCTTGCCGGTCTTCAGGGAATATCTCAGGATTTCTATGAGGCAGCGGAGATTGATGGGGCAAGTTCCTGGCAGCAGTTCTGGAATATCACCTGGCCACTTCTCAGTCCTACTAACTTCTTTATCCTCGTGATGGGTATTATTGGCGGGTTCCAGGCGTTTGGTACGCAGTACGCTCTCACGGGAGGAGGTCCTGCTGGTGGAACGACAACGATTGTGTTCTATGTGTACAGTAATGCCTTCAAATGGGGAAAGATGGGCTATGCTTCGGCTATAGCGGTTGTGCTGTTCGCATTGGTGATGCTGGTGACGTTGCTCCAGTGGATCTTCACCGAGAAGAATGTGGAATACTAA
- a CDS encoding TldD/PmbA family protein: MKRESMPQYIEKVLQKISYGDVYASAGETFSVEFEMDRLKSMEAKEYASLGIRVFEKTAAGDYRVGQGFCNHEDDLEGMVQRAKEQSQWGEKLFVELPQKRQFPELDICRDVILEKEQAMSWGEQLIQEFKSINRRNKVFVSVEVTDATQWVANTVSFYGNYREKSFSLSCGFSHVDPSGELLYLGESESRFDTRFSFERYVAKIKQLFEWSQRKAKIPSGRYPVIFAPEALDTVLDPLLIALNGSSRYKKICRWEGMENTQVVDEQFTLRDDPFCLEVGDVYPFDDEGVVAKPLVLVEKGVLRNFIYDLATATRLGTHTTGHGRRSPSSLPQPEFSSLIVEPGSVSFDEMIRSIDRGLLVYSTLGGGMSNVVAGDFSVNVELGFLVEHGEVKGRVKDTMIRGNAFELFQKILFLGSEPEVKRGIKAPALAFDGVSVTGEDG; the protein is encoded by the coding sequence GTGAAACGAGAATCTATGCCCCAATATATCGAAAAGGTTCTTCAAAAGATAAGCTACGGTGATGTCTATGCCTCCGCAGGGGAAACCTTTTCGGTAGAGTTTGAGATGGACAGGCTGAAGTCCATGGAAGCAAAGGAGTATGCTTCTCTTGGCATTCGCGTTTTTGAAAAAACAGCTGCTGGTGATTACCGTGTAGGGCAGGGTTTTTGCAATCATGAGGATGACCTCGAAGGGATGGTTCAGAGGGCAAAAGAGCAGTCTCAGTGGGGAGAAAAACTCTTTGTTGAGCTTCCACAGAAGAGACAATTTCCCGAGCTTGATATATGTCGCGACGTGATACTTGAGAAAGAGCAGGCGATGAGCTGGGGAGAGCAACTGATTCAAGAGTTCAAAAGTATCAACAGGAGAAACAAGGTTTTTGTCTCTGTAGAGGTGACGGATGCGACCCAGTGGGTGGCGAATACGGTATCCTTCTATGGAAACTATAGAGAAAAATCCTTTTCTCTTTCCTGTGGGTTTTCGCATGTTGATCCTTCGGGTGAGCTTCTCTATCTTGGCGAATCAGAAAGTCGTTTCGATACCAGGTTTTCCTTTGAGCGGTATGTTGCGAAGATAAAGCAACTTTTTGAATGGAGTCAGAGAAAGGCAAAGATTCCTTCGGGGCGCTATCCTGTCATTTTTGCACCTGAAGCTTTAGATACCGTGCTTGATCCCTTGCTTATAGCCTTGAATGGAAGTAGTCGATACAAAAAAATCTGTCGCTGGGAAGGCATGGAAAACACTCAGGTGGTGGATGAACAGTTTACCTTGCGAGACGATCCTTTTTGTCTTGAGGTGGGGGATGTCTATCCGTTTGATGATGAAGGGGTTGTGGCAAAACCTCTCGTGTTAGTTGAAAAAGGGGTACTTAGAAATTTTATTTATGATCTTGCGACGGCCACTCGGCTGGGAACTCATACCACCGGACACGGAAGAAGAAGTCCTTCTTCTCTTCCCCAGCCAGAGTTTTCCAGTCTTATCGTTGAACCGGGTAGTGTGTCTTTTGATGAGATGATCCGTTCGATTGATCGTGGACTTCTGGTGTATAGTACCCTCGGGGGAGGGATGAGTAATGTGGTAGCGGGGGACTTTTCTGTGAATGTAGAGCTTGGGTTTCTTGTTGAGCATGGAGAGGTAAAAGGGAGAGTAAAGGATACCATGATTCGGGGGAATGCCTTTGAGCTTTTTCAGAAGATCCTGTTTTTAGGTTCTGAACCTGAGGTAAAAAGGGGGATAAAAGCTCCAGCGTTAGCTTTTGATGGTGTCAGTGTTACAGGAGAAGATGGATGA